A single window of Carassius auratus strain Wakin chromosome 9, ASM336829v1, whole genome shotgun sequence DNA harbors:
- the LOC113109355 gene encoding cis-aconitate decarboxylase-like, which yields SQGVTESFGAAVSCLSTSHLSDEVIRRSKRMILDTLGVGLLGTSTPVFNTVLQFSQRQQALENSKVWGRPGLSLPPHYAAFVNGVAVHSMDFDDTWHPATHPSGAVLPALLALAETLPVKPSGLELLLAFNVGIEVQGRLLRFSKEAHNIPKRFHPPAVVGIMGSAAATAKLLGLPSAHSIAALAIACSSAGAPMANAATQTKPLHMGNAARGGLEASQLALLGLEGNTQILDLESGFGAFYPDYVPHPLAEVTPNSHYRWVLEDQNIAQKRFPAHLGMHWVADAAIEARAKFLDKFPNADLSQIKKITLRVPSSRYVNCPLPQSEHQARHSFQFNCCTALLDGEVTVDSFSESQINRSALKEMLLKVHLENPQDNHSSFEKMYCEIAVETTQGETFSARCNTFYGHWRKPLSHEDLVRKFRANASTVLTSDVVEGIIYTVDRLDTNQDCSMLWSYMHFNKHVMHRNERRYSALA from the exons tctcaggGAGTTACTGAGAGTTTTGGGGCAGCAGTGTCCTGTCTGAGCACATCTCATCTGTCAGATGAAGTGATAAGGAGGAGTAAGCGAATGATACTGGACACGCTGGGAGTGGGATTGCTTGGAACCAGCACCCCAGTCTTTAACACAGTACTTCAGTTCAGCCAA AGGCAGCAAGCGCTAGAAAACAGCAAGGTCTGGGGCAGACCAGGATTATCTCTTCCACCTCACTATGCTGCCTTTGTTAATGGAGTTGCG GTGCACTCTATGGACTTTGATGACACCTGGCATCCAGCCACTCACCCCTCCGGCGCTGTGTTGCCGGCTCTCCTAGCACTGGCTGAAACTTTACCTGTTAAACCCTCCGGCCTGGAGCTGTTGCTGGCTTTCAATGTAGGCATAGAGGTTCAGGGGAGACTCCTGAGGTTTTCTAAAGAGGCACACAACATTCCCAAAAG GTTCCACCCGCCTGCAGTTGTTGGGATTATGGGCAGCGCAGCTGCTACCGCTAAACTTTTGGGTCTCCCGTCAGCCCACAGCATAGCAGCTCTAGCGATAGCCTGCTCATCTGCTGGAGCGCCCATGGCAAACGCTGCGACTCAAACCAAACCTCTCCACATGGGCAATGCTGCCCGGGGGGGTCTGGAGGCCTCCCAACTCGCTCTCCTCGGCCTGGAGGGTAACACACAGATTCTGGATCTGGAATCAGGCTTCGGGGCCTTCTATCCAGATTATGTCCCTCACCCACTGGCTGAGGTCACCCCTAATTCTCATTACAGGTGGGTGTTAGAAGACCAGAACATTGCACAGAAGCGCTTTCCCGCCCACCTCGGGATGCACTGGGTGGCGGATGCAGCAATAGAAGCGAGGGCGAAATTTTTGGACAAATTTCCAAATGCAGATCTCAGTCAAATCAAGAAGATCACTCTCAGAGTTCCCTCATCCAGATATGTAAACTGCCCTCTTCCGCAAAGCGAGCACCAGGCCAGACACTCTTTCCAGTTCAACTGCTGTACTGCACTGCTGGATGGAGAGGTCACCGTCGACTCCTTCAGCGAAAGCCAGATAAACAGGAGTGCCCTAAAGGAGATGCTTCTGAAAGTACATTTGGAAAATCCACAAGACAATCACTCGAGCTTTGAAAAAATGTATTGCGAAATTGCAGTGGAGACAACTCAGGGGGAAACGTTCTCTGCGCGCTGCAACACTTTTTATGGTCACTGGAGGAAACCACTTAGTCATGAGGATCTGGTGAGGAAGTTCAGGGCTAACGCTTCAACTGTGCTGACCTCTGATGTTGTGGAGGGTATTATTTACACTGTAGACCGTCTGGACACAAATCAAGACTGTTCAATGCTTTGGTCATACATGCACTTTAACAAGCACGTGATGCACAGAAATGAGCGCCGCTACTCAGCTTTGGCCTGA
- the LOC113108605 gene encoding 39S ribosomal protein L30, mitochondrial-like gives MAGLYRALLTSASSVTKNLTQATSCRTKFTKSRIPPQVFEERAKEHDMYGGDPEHPHKLHIVTRVKSTMRRPYWEKKVVKSLGLMKAHEPRIHKNTPSVNNLLKIIKHLVRIEPLKLPYGLPAEEDMANTYLNSKGELVVKRLLKPLEQKAIES, from the exons ATGGCAGGACTGTATCGAGCTCTTCTAACATCTGCCTCCAGTGTTACAAAG AATCTGACACAAGCCACATCATGTCGCACTAAATTCACTAAGAGTCGCATCCCTCCACAA GTATTTGAGGAACGAGCAAAAGAACATGACATGTATGGTGGTGATCCAGAACACCCACATAAACTGCACATAGTGACACGAGTTAAAAGCACAATGAGACGACCCTATTGGGAAAAGAAGGTTGTGAAGAGTTTGGGGCTTATGAAG GCACATGAACCACGTATCCACAAGAACACCCCATCAGTGAACAATCTACTGAAAATCATTAAGCATCTAGTTAG gATTGAGCCTCTCAAGCTCCCCTATGGATTGCCTGCTGAGGAGGACATGGCGAACACATATCTGAACAGCAAAGGCGAGCTGGTGGTGAAACGTCTCTTGAAACCACTTGAGCAAAAAGCCATCGAGTCATAG
- the LOC113108602 gene encoding thioredoxin domain-containing protein 9-like, with the protein MASQSMEVVAKALEQQVLHSARMVEEQLDAKLEKLERMDEDELERLKERRLEALKKAQKQKQEWISKGHGEYREIPSEKDFFSEVKESKSVVCHFYRDSTFRCKILDKHLAVLAKKHLETKFIKLNVEKAPFLTERLRIKVLPTLALVKDGKTKDYVVGFNDLGNTDEFPTEMLEWRLGCSAIINYSGNLLEPPAIGQKSGSKFTKVEKKTIRGKGYDSDSESDED; encoded by the exons ATGGCCAGTCAGTCCATGGAGGTTGTTGCGAAGGCTCTGGAGCAGCAGGTGCTGCATTCGGCACGGATGGTGGAAGAGCAGCTGGATGCCAAACTGGAGAAGTTAGAGCGCATGGATGAAGATGAGCTGGAGCGACTGAAGGAGAGAAGGCTTGAGGCCCTTAAGAAGGCTCAGAAACAGAAGCAG GAGTGGATATCTAAAGGACATGGTGAATACAGAGAGATCCCAAGTGAGAAGGATTTCTTTTCTGAGGTTaaagaaagcaaaagtgtggTCTGCCATTTCTACAGAGACTCTACCTTTAG atGCAAAATTCTGGACAAGCATCTAGCTGTTTTGGCGAAGAAACATCTGGAAACAAAGTTCATCAAACTAAACGTTGAGAAGGCTCCATTCCTAACCGAGAGGCTGAGGATCAAGGTCCTTCCCACACTGGCTCTGGTGAAGGACGGGAAGACTAAGGATTATGTTGTGGGCTTCAACGATCTGGGTAACACGGATGAATTCCCTACTGAAATGTTGGAGTGGAGACTGGGCTGCTCGGCTATCATTAACTACAG TGGGAATCTATTGGAGCCACCAGCTATTGGACAGAAGTCCGGGTCGAAGTTTACCAAGGTGGAGAAAAAGACCATCAGAGGCAAAGGTTATGACTCAGACTCTGAATCTGATGAGGATTAG
- the LOC113108606 gene encoding DNA repair protein REV1-like, with protein MSRDGWRKKASEDDGWGGRGGYMAAKISKLDEQFQKDAPREKQKEGTSSCIFSGVAIYVNGYTDPCADELRRMMMLHGGQFHLYYTRSRTTHIIATNLPNSKIQELKGEKVVRPEWITDSIKAGRQLSYVQYQLYAKQKSLNFTSICAQGKPDLSFKPSPSHPQSDSIKPQPSHTQTLSEEVLKSTASFTERTNHQLDVRLNGSCSIVFEEDTERPRVNGIHDGDDDDTCALLPRGSQDPLLTNGYVHPVNGALKPLLFAEHSPHVVDTGSHQCHLPQTESRDREEPSCSSVGSKSNSHQRSSISIASPAKQPGLHNMQKDLHPKPTSNPGTSGAPQKGNLHDQTRVRLNGSYHATPSSSNLAVISSNHPGRSGQGAEAGIISEFFSHSRLHHISTWRNEFSEYVSALQSRRRAAGGAVFSGKEKLKKLKANCSSGSLMAAPQVRQSCILHVDMDCFFVSVGIRHRPDLIGKPVAVTSNRGPGRVPQRPGANPQLEFQYYQSKQKQYRKEKTDGDLEMTPSPPCDEVPSNGVDLDLAALSMAEIASCSYEARQAGVRNGMFFGRAKQLCPDLQSVSYDFQAYKSVALCMYETLASYTHNIEALSCDEALLDATNLLVELGVTPDDLARAIREDIKEKTGCSASVGMGSNILLARMATRKAKPNGQYFLRSEEVDDFIRDQPVSSLPGVGRSMSSKLTSLGVSTCGDLQQLSISRLQREFGPRTGQTLFRFCRGLDDRPVRSEKERKSVSAEMNYNIRFTQVEEAESFLTNLSMEVQKRLEGAGLRGRRIILKVMVRKPGAPVEPAKYGGHGICDNFARSVLLAQPTDSGQLIAAEVIKLFHAMKLDVKEMRGVGLQVQQLEGSHTDPSRGRSIKDLLLAKQPTQSPTKEPPAPQDGLTSPSSSRAFPSIWERVTPPSSPPSTSSDPMPGTSKGGLHHPHTPNHVRTCLNISIEVPSPSQVDQSVLEALPVDIRRQVEQSWRHREEQPSTSSHRSTPPRTSSSPPPGPSLGTLVLQLPDQPGQPCTTGIILELPDFSQVDPDVFAALPRELQEELCSAYRNKRNAQALVQAQSIAVEQKHTFPQLKQPAVGKLKRRYKKRNASPAKKGLSPLKKLFPGNSPAKSSPSKTLPLPLKTENVQCPSSTSTDVPEKLSKFNPRPVPTLAGAYEFSDIRTLLREWVTSISEPMEEDILQVVKYCTELVEDKDLEKLYLVIKYMKRLMQQSSESVWSMAFDFILDNVQVVVQQTYGSTLKIT; from the exons ATGAGTCGAGATGGATGGAGAAAAAAAGCCAGTGAAGATGATGGGTGGGGAGGACGG GGTGGTTACATGGCTGCAAAAATCTCTAAGCTTGATGAGCAGTTTCAGAAGGATGCCCCGAGAGAGAAGCAGAAAGAGGGAACGTCCTCCTGTATCTTCAGTGGTGTGGCTATCTACGTCAATGGATACACAG ATCCCTGTGCGGATGAGCTGCGCAGGATGATGATGCTGCATGGTGGGCAGTTCCATCTCTATTACACTCGCTCCAGAACTACACATATCATTGCCACCAACCTGCCCAACAGCAAAATACAAGAGCTCAAGGGAGAGAAAGTAGTACGGCCAGAGTGGAtcacagacag tATAAAGGCAGGCCGCCAACTTTCATATGTCCAGTATCAGCTCTATGCGAAGCAAAAAAGCTTGAACTTTACCAGTATCTGTGCACAAGGAAAGCCGGATCTGTCGTTCAAACCCAGTCCAAGCCACCCCCAGTCAGACAGCATCAAGCCTCAGCCCAGCCACACTCAAACCCTCTCAGAAGAAGTTCTCAAATCCACAGCCAGCTTCACTGAGCGAACCAATCACCAGCTAGATGTCAGACT AAATGGTTCCTGTAGCATAGTCTTTGAGGAGgatacagagaggcctagagttAATGGGATTCATGATGGAGATGATGATGACACCTGTGCCCTTTTGCCAAGAGGCTCACAAGACCCTTTGTTAACTAATGGTTATGTACACCCTGTGAATGGTGCCTTAAAGCCTCTGCTGTTTGCAGAACATTCTCCTCATGTTGTTGACACAGGGTCCCATCAGTGTCACCTCCCACAGACTGAAAGCAGGGATAGGGAGGAGCCCAGCTGTTCTTCTGTGGGCTCAAAATCAAATTCCCATCAGAGGTCCTCAATATCCATCGCCAGTCCTGCAAAGCAGCCTGGTCTTCACAATATGCAAAAGGACCTCCATCCAAAACCAACATCTAATCCAGGAACTTCAGGTGCTCCTCAGAAGGGGAATCTTCATGATCAGACAAGAGTTCGACTAAACGGGAGCTATCACGCGACCCCTAGCTCCTCCAATCTTGCAGTAATCTCTAGTAATCATCCGGGAAGGTCGGGCCAAGGAGCAGAGGCTGGAATCATATCAGAATTCTTTTCTCACTCAAGGCTGCATCATATTTCTACGTGGCGAAATGAGTTCTCCGAGTATGTTAGTGCCCTTCAGAGCAGGAGGCGAGCTGCAGGAGGAGCTGTTTTCTCTGGAAAAGAGAAACTGAAGAAGCTCAAAGCCAACTGCAGTTCAG GTTCTTTAATGGCTGCTCCTCAGGTGCGTCAGTCCTGCATTCTTCATGTGGATATGGACTGCTTCTTTGTGTCAGTAGGGATCAGACACAGACCAGATCTCATAG GGAAACCGGTTGCGGTGACTAGTAACCGTGGTCCAGGCCGTGTTCCACAGCGACCTGGTGCAAATCCTCAGCTTGAGTTTCAGTACTACCAGAGCAAACAGAAACAGTATAGGAAAG AGAAGACCGATGGTGATCTTGAGATGACCCCATCTCCACCATGTGATGAAGTTCCCAGTAATGGAGTGGATCTGGACCTGGCTGCCCTCTCTATGGCAGAGATTGCATCTTGCAGTTACGAGGCCAG GCAGGCTGGTGTGAGAAACGGCATGTTCTTTGGCCGGGCTAAGCAGCTCTGTCCTGATCTGCAGTCTGTCTCGTATGACTTCCAGGCATATAAAAGTGTGGCACTGTGCATGTATGAGACCCTGGCCAG TTACACTCATAACATTGAGGCTTTGAGTTGTGACGAGGCGCTGTTAGATGCCACAAATCTTCTGGTTGAGCTGGGAGTTACACCTGATGATTTGGCTCGAGCCATCCGTGAAGACATAAAGGAAAAGACTGGTTGCTCTGCCTCAGTTGGAATGG GTTCCAACATCCTTCTTGCTCGGATGGCAACCCGTAAGGCCAAACCAAATGGGCAGTACTTCCTCCGATCAGAGGAAGTGGATGATTTTATCAGGGATCAGCCTGTATCCAGTTTGCCTG GTGTGGGTCGCTCAATGAGCTCCAAGCTGACCTCCCTGGGAGTGAGCACCTGTGGTGACCTGCAGCAGTTGTCCATTTCTCGACTGCAGAGGGAGTTTGGGCCAAGGACAGGACAGACGCTTTTCCGCTTTTGCAGAGGACTGGATGACAGACCTGTGCGCAGTGAGAAGGAGAGAAAGTCTGTGTCTGCAGAGATGAACTACAACATTCGGTTCACACAG GTTGAAGAGGCGGAGTCTTTCCTTACAAACCTATCGATGGAGGTGCAGAAGAGGTTGGAGGGGGCAGGGCTTCGAGGTCGCCGGATTATACTGAAGGTCATGGTGCGGAAACCAGGGGCTCCAGTAGAGCCAGCCAAATATGGTGGCCATGGGATATGTGACAACTTTGCCAG GTCTGTTTTACTTGCTCAGCCCACAGACAGTGGTCAGCTGATTGCTGCTGAAGTCATTAAGCTATTCCATGCCATGAAATTGGATGTAAAGGAGATGAGGGGAGTGGGACTTCAGGTGCAGCAGTTGGAGGGATCACATACAGACCCATCTCGTGGTCGCTCGATCAAAGACCTGCTGCTGGCCAAACAGCCTACCCAGAGCCCCACGAAAGAGCCCCCAGCACCACAAG ATGGTTTAACCAGCCCTTCTTCATCCAGAGCTTTCCCCTCTATTTGGGAGAGAGTTACCCCTCCATCCTCACCACCTTCCACCAGCTCGGATCCAATGCCTGGAACAAGTAAAGGAGGACTTCACCATCCACACACCCCCAACCATGTCAGGACATGCCTAAACATCAGCATTGAGGTGCCATCTCCCTCTCAG GTGGACCAGTCTGTTTTAGAGGCTTTACCTGTAGACATAAGGAGACAGGTGGAGCAGTCCTGGAGACACAGAGAGGAGCAGCCCAGCACCTCGTCTCATCGCTCAACCCCGCCTCGAacctcctcttctcctcctccaggTCCATCGCTTGGCACCCTTGTACTGCAGCTCCCAGACCAGCCAGGTCAACCATGCACAACGGGCATTATACTGGAGCTCCCCGACTTCTCCCAG GTTGATCCAGATGTGTTTGCAGCTCTTCCCAGAGAGCTTCAGGAAGAGCTTTGCTCCGCTTATAGAAACAAGAGAAATGCTCAAGCCCTTGTTCAAGCTCAAAGCATTGCTG TCgagcaaaaacacacatttcctCAATTAAAGCAGCCTGCAGTGGGGAAATTGAAGCGCCGCTACAAAAAGAGAAATGCTAGTCCTGCCAAAAAGGGGCTAAGTCCACTAAAAAAACTATTTCCTGGAAACAGCCCTGCCAAATCCAGCCCCTCCAAAACACTTCCTCTGCCACTCAAA ACAGAAAATGTACAGTGCCCATCCTCTACGAGCACAGATGTCCCAGAGAAGCTGTCCAAATTTAATCCACGCCCAGTCCCAACCCTAGCTGGAGCTTATGAATTCAGTGACATCAGAACTCTGCTTCGTGAATGGGTCACCAGCATCTCAG AACCTATGGAGGAGGACATTCTCCAGGTGGTGAAGTACTGCACAGAACTCGTGGAAGATAAAGACCTGGAGAAACTCTATCTTGTCATCAAATACATGAAGAG ACTTATGCAGCAGTCCTCAGAGTCAGTATGGAGCATGGCCTTTGATTTCATCCTTGACAATGTGCAGGTAGTGGTACAGCAAACCTACGGTAGCACTCTGAAGATCACATAG